Part of the Candidatus Dependentiae bacterium genome is shown below.
TCTTTTTATTTTTTCAGGTGATGTTTATTCAGGTCACAAAAAACTCAAAAATAAGATAAAAAAAATAACATCTTTTCCAAAGACTATTGTTGATGCTGTAAAACATAAGGTTAACAACGAGGGTGTTGTTGATAAAGGGAATCTTTACAGATCCGGACAGTTAAGTTCTATTGATTTGGCAAAATTTATAAATAAAAATGGTATAAAAACAGTTATTAATTTAAGAGGTACAAATAAAGATCAATCTTGGTGGCAAGATGAAAAAATGGTAACTGAATCTATGAGTGTAAAATTTTGTAATATCAGAATGAGCGCCGATAAATTTCCAACCCAGAAAAAATTATCAAAACTTTTACATATGTATGACAATGCGCAAAGACCAATTCTTATTCATTGCAAA
Proteins encoded:
- a CDS encoding tyrosine-protein phosphatase; amino-acid sequence: MFFKNTNKVLIIFVANLFIFSGDVYSGHKKLKNKIKKITSFPKTIVDAVKHKVNNEGVVDKGNLYRSGQLSSIDLAKFINKNGIKTVINLRGTNKDQSWWQDEKMVTESMSVKFCNIRMSADKFPTQKKLSKLLHMYDNAQRPILIHCKSGRDRTGEAAALWVLEKMNGSTKKALKELSFTQYQHVTPLHPYKTKLIKIWQGREWFLNGGYKNAISLMGIDVGNQFYMPKA